A window of the Cicer arietinum cultivar CDC Frontier isolate Library 1 chromosome 6, Cicar.CDCFrontier_v2.0, whole genome shotgun sequence genome harbors these coding sequences:
- the LOC101492777 gene encoding lysine-specific demethylase JMJ18-like isoform X2: MKQMKLDAVYQANEDDPFRHGSKMENTPESSSSPQHKKISSRWDPVEACRPIIGEAPVFYPTFEEFEDTLGYIAKIRPLAEPHGICRIVPPACWIPPCPLKEKDIWENAKFPTRIQQVDLLQNREPMMKKSRGRKRKRRKQSKMGACRRTGSSGSEANVSSESDNKFGFQSGPDFTLKEFQQYGNSFKECYFGLSDAKDGKGSDNNRHDRWEPSVEEIEGEYWRIIEQPIDEVEVYYGADLETGSLGSGFPKTSSLTKSDSDLYTMSGWNLNNFARLPGSALCFEGSDISGVLVPWLYVGMCFSTFCWHVEDHHLYSLNYLHWGDPKVWYGVPGSHASAMEDAMRKHLPDLFEEQPNLLNELVTQFSPSTLMSEGVPVYRTVQHSGEFVITFPRAYHCGFSCGFNCAEAVNAAPYDWFEHGQNAVEIYSQQCRKTSLSHDKLLFGSAQEAVHAFSETTLHGKENLKYLKWRNACGKDGVLTKAVKTRITMEKERLDLLPVHLKTLKIDNDFDMVEERECFSCFYDLHLSAVGCNCSPDSYSCLRHFKLFCSCEIDKRLVLVRYTMNELSTLIEALEGEPHAIEVWETRNVGAVSASVEDACMHEQGIERAICKTKNYEEGKSSTSCAGINERSNSNAPSSPYSHISSELVHSESHHETFGTPYADMNGHKEDMNDMELVMENEVKEDKISSLYLNIGDISDKPENSLVNIADSHHNKRVPYLEKVSCTETRKERDNVELGAGTLDGCKLFGVDLQMHSDSQQQLNSEFEMRVLGTSNTSISLTKKSSALQKFSTFAELISLGSVMYGKNWCSKHAIYPKGFKSRVKFVNILDPASICYYISEVIDGYHGRTSERDFHAHLS; encoded by the exons ATGAAACAGATGAAATTGGATGCAGTGTATCAAGCCAAtgag GATGATCCTTTTAGGCACGGATCGAAAATGGAAAATACACCTGAATCTTCTAGCAGTCCACAACATAAAAAG ATATCATCCAGATGGGATCCCGTCGAAGCATGTCGGCCTATAATTGGTGAAGCACCTGTGTTTTATCCAACTTTTGAG GAGTTTGAAGACACACTTGGTTACATAGCTAAGATACGTCCCTTAGCCGAACCTCATGGTATATGTAGAATTGTCCCTCCAGCTTGCTGGATTCCACCTTGTCCACTGAAGGAGAAAGACATATGGGAAAATGCTAAATTTCCGACCCGTATTCAGCAAGTTGATTTGCTTCAGAACAGGGAGCCAATGATGAAGAAAAGTCGGGGAAGGAAGCGAAAACGTAGAAAGCAGTCGAAGATGGGAGCATGTAGGAGAACTGGCAGTTCAGGTTCTGAAGCTAATGTTTCTTCTGAATCTGATAATAAGTTTGGATTCCAATCAGGGCCGGACTTCACACTTAAAGAGTTTCAGCAATATGGTAATTCTTTTAAAGAGTGTTACTTTGGGTTGAGTGATGCCAAAGATGGTAAAGGTAGTGATAATAATCGCCATGACAGATGGGAGCCATCTGTTGAGGAAATCGAAGGCGAATACTGGCGAATAATAGAGCAACCAATCGATGAGGTTGAG GTGTATTATGGAGCTGACTTGGAAACTGGATCACTTGGAAGCGGTTTTCCTAAGACATCGTCCTTAACTAAGAGCGATTCAGATTTATATACGATGTCTGGCTGGAATCTGAATAACTTTGCGCGACTGCCGGGTTCTGCATTGTGTTTTGAAGGAAGTGACATCTCAGGCGTTTTAGTTCCATGGCTTTATGTTGGAATGTGCTTTTCCACATTTTGCTGG CATGTTGAAGATCATCACCTGTATTCGCTTAATTATCTACACTGGGGTGATCCAAAAGTATGGTATGGTGTACCTGGGAGCCATGCTTCAGCTATGGAAGATGCAATGAGGAAACATTTACCTGATTTGTTTGAAGAACAACCGAATCTACTCAATGAGTTG GTGACTCAGTTCTCTCCGTCAACACTTATGTCTGAGGGGGTGCCGGTATATCGCACTGTCCAGCATTCTGGGGAATTTGTTATCACCTTTCCAAGGGCGTACCACTGTGGCTTCAGCTGTGGCTTCAACTGTGCAGAGGCTGTAAATGCGGCTCCTTATGATTGGTTCGAGCATGGTCAGAATGCTGTCGAGATTTACAGTCAGCAGTGCCGTAAGACATCATTGTCTCATGACAAGTTGTTATTTGGATCTGCTCAGGAAGCTGTACATGCCTTTTCAGAGACAACTCTTCATGGAaaagaaaatctgaaatatttaaaatggagAAATGCTTGTGGGAAAGATGGAGTTCTTACCAAGGCAGTTAAG ACGAGGATAACGATGGAAAAAGAGAGGCTTGACTTGCTTCCGGTTCATTTAAAGACGCTAAAGATTGACAATGACTTTGATATGGTTGAGGAAAGGGAATGCTTCTCTTGCTTCTATGACTTGCACTTATCCGCTGTCGGTTGCAACTGCTCTCCTGACAGCTATTCTTGTCTGAGACACTTCAAGTTATTTTGCTCTTGTGAAATAGATAAAAGATTAGTTCTGGTTCGTTATACTATGAACGAGCTAAGTACATTGATTGAAGCATTAGAAGGAGAACCACACGCAATAGAAGTGTGGGAAACTAGAAACGTTGGGGCGGTTTCTGCTAGTGTTGAGGATGCTTGTATGCACGAACAAGGTATAGAGAGAGCCATTTGCAAAACAAAGAATTATGAAGAAGGGAAAAGCTCAACTTCTTGTGCAGGAATTAATGAGAGGTCAAATTCAAATGCACCTAGTAGTCCTTACAGTCACATTTCTTCAGAGTTGGTCCATTCAGAGTCTCATCATGAAACTTTTGGTACACCTTATGCGGATATGAATGGCCATAAGGAAGACATGAATGATATGGAGTTGGTCATGGAGAATGAAGTTAAGGAGGATAAGATAAGTTCTTTGTATTTGAATATTGGTGATATATCTGATAAACCCGAAAATTCTTTGGTAAATATAGCTGATAGCCATCACAATAAGCGTGTTCCATATTTGGAGAAAGTCAGCTGCACTGAGACCAGAAAGGAACGAGACAACGTGGAACTTGGTGCTGGTACACTTGATGGTTGTAAATTGTTTGGCGTCGATTTGCAAATGCATTCAGATTCACAACAGCAACTCAATAGTGAGTTTGAAATGCGAGTTCTAGGCACCTCCAATACAAGTATATCTTTGACAAAAAAAAGCTCAGCACTGCAAAAGTTTAGTACTTTTGCTGAGCTCATAAGTTTGGGCTCGGTTATGTATGGAAAGAATTGGTGCAGTAAGCATGCAATTTATCCAAAAG GATTCAAGAGCCGCGTTAAGTTCGTTAACATTCTTGATCCAGCAAGCATCTGTTACTATATTTCTGAAGTCATTGATG GTTACCATGGAAGAACATCCGAACGAGATTTTCACGCACACCTCAGCTGA
- the LOC101492777 gene encoding lysine-specific demethylase JMJ18-like isoform X1, with amino-acid sequence MKQMKLDAVYQANEDDPFRHGSKMENTPESSSSPQHKKISSRWDPVEACRPIIGEAPVFYPTFEEFEDTLGYIAKIRPLAEPHGICRIVPPACWIPPCPLKEKDIWENAKFPTRIQQVDLLQNREPMMKKSRGRKRKRRKQSKMGACRRTGSSGSEANVSSESDNKFGFQSGPDFTLKEFQQYGNSFKECYFGLSDAKDGKGSDNNRHDRWEPSVEEIEGEYWRIIEQPIDEVEVYYGADLETGSLGSGFPKTSSLTKSDSDLYTMSGWNLNNFARLPGSALCFEGSDISGVLVPWLYVGMCFSTFCWHVEDHHLYSLNYLHWGDPKVWYGVPGSHASAMEDAMRKHLPDLFEEQPNLLNELVTQFSPSTLMSEGVPVYRTVQHSGEFVITFPRAYHCGFSCGFNCAEAVNAAPYDWFEHGQNAVEIYSQQCRKTSLSHDKLLFGSAQEAVHAFSETTLHGKENLKYLKWRNACGKDGVLTKAVKTRITMEKERLDLLPVHLKTLKIDNDFDMVEERECFSCFYDLHLSAVGCNCSPDSYSCLRHFKLFCSCEIDKRLVLVRYTMNELSTLIEALEGEPHAIEVWETRNVGAVSASVEDACMHEQGIERAICKTKNYEEGKSSTSCAGINERSNSNAPSSPYSHISSELVHSESHHETFGTPYADMNGHKEDMNDMELVMENEVKEDKISSLYLNIGDISDKPENSLVNIADSHHNKRVPYLEKVSCTETRKERDNVELGAGTLDGCKLFGVDLQMHSDSQQQLNSEFEMRVLGTSNTSISLTKKSSALQKFSTFAELISLGSVMYGKNWCSKHAIYPKGFKSRVKFVNILDPASICYYISEVIDGGFLGPFFRVTMEEHPNEIFTHTSADKCWETVIDRLNYEINRRQSIGELEVPPLELLHNINGHKMFGFLSPSIIQFIEAQDPSHQCVEYWNHKQVIFGSSSKAIDDSKLTCGSSNNSLVDFRTKVFGVNLIKQEEDEIGERSQSFEKTKLTLEGFLKKASTNELRAMHQLFSSDAQVSQWRATCIKLIEEIQ; translated from the exons ATGAAACAGATGAAATTGGATGCAGTGTATCAAGCCAAtgag GATGATCCTTTTAGGCACGGATCGAAAATGGAAAATACACCTGAATCTTCTAGCAGTCCACAACATAAAAAG ATATCATCCAGATGGGATCCCGTCGAAGCATGTCGGCCTATAATTGGTGAAGCACCTGTGTTTTATCCAACTTTTGAG GAGTTTGAAGACACACTTGGTTACATAGCTAAGATACGTCCCTTAGCCGAACCTCATGGTATATGTAGAATTGTCCCTCCAGCTTGCTGGATTCCACCTTGTCCACTGAAGGAGAAAGACATATGGGAAAATGCTAAATTTCCGACCCGTATTCAGCAAGTTGATTTGCTTCAGAACAGGGAGCCAATGATGAAGAAAAGTCGGGGAAGGAAGCGAAAACGTAGAAAGCAGTCGAAGATGGGAGCATGTAGGAGAACTGGCAGTTCAGGTTCTGAAGCTAATGTTTCTTCTGAATCTGATAATAAGTTTGGATTCCAATCAGGGCCGGACTTCACACTTAAAGAGTTTCAGCAATATGGTAATTCTTTTAAAGAGTGTTACTTTGGGTTGAGTGATGCCAAAGATGGTAAAGGTAGTGATAATAATCGCCATGACAGATGGGAGCCATCTGTTGAGGAAATCGAAGGCGAATACTGGCGAATAATAGAGCAACCAATCGATGAGGTTGAG GTGTATTATGGAGCTGACTTGGAAACTGGATCACTTGGAAGCGGTTTTCCTAAGACATCGTCCTTAACTAAGAGCGATTCAGATTTATATACGATGTCTGGCTGGAATCTGAATAACTTTGCGCGACTGCCGGGTTCTGCATTGTGTTTTGAAGGAAGTGACATCTCAGGCGTTTTAGTTCCATGGCTTTATGTTGGAATGTGCTTTTCCACATTTTGCTGG CATGTTGAAGATCATCACCTGTATTCGCTTAATTATCTACACTGGGGTGATCCAAAAGTATGGTATGGTGTACCTGGGAGCCATGCTTCAGCTATGGAAGATGCAATGAGGAAACATTTACCTGATTTGTTTGAAGAACAACCGAATCTACTCAATGAGTTG GTGACTCAGTTCTCTCCGTCAACACTTATGTCTGAGGGGGTGCCGGTATATCGCACTGTCCAGCATTCTGGGGAATTTGTTATCACCTTTCCAAGGGCGTACCACTGTGGCTTCAGCTGTGGCTTCAACTGTGCAGAGGCTGTAAATGCGGCTCCTTATGATTGGTTCGAGCATGGTCAGAATGCTGTCGAGATTTACAGTCAGCAGTGCCGTAAGACATCATTGTCTCATGACAAGTTGTTATTTGGATCTGCTCAGGAAGCTGTACATGCCTTTTCAGAGACAACTCTTCATGGAaaagaaaatctgaaatatttaaaatggagAAATGCTTGTGGGAAAGATGGAGTTCTTACCAAGGCAGTTAAG ACGAGGATAACGATGGAAAAAGAGAGGCTTGACTTGCTTCCGGTTCATTTAAAGACGCTAAAGATTGACAATGACTTTGATATGGTTGAGGAAAGGGAATGCTTCTCTTGCTTCTATGACTTGCACTTATCCGCTGTCGGTTGCAACTGCTCTCCTGACAGCTATTCTTGTCTGAGACACTTCAAGTTATTTTGCTCTTGTGAAATAGATAAAAGATTAGTTCTGGTTCGTTATACTATGAACGAGCTAAGTACATTGATTGAAGCATTAGAAGGAGAACCACACGCAATAGAAGTGTGGGAAACTAGAAACGTTGGGGCGGTTTCTGCTAGTGTTGAGGATGCTTGTATGCACGAACAAGGTATAGAGAGAGCCATTTGCAAAACAAAGAATTATGAAGAAGGGAAAAGCTCAACTTCTTGTGCAGGAATTAATGAGAGGTCAAATTCAAATGCACCTAGTAGTCCTTACAGTCACATTTCTTCAGAGTTGGTCCATTCAGAGTCTCATCATGAAACTTTTGGTACACCTTATGCGGATATGAATGGCCATAAGGAAGACATGAATGATATGGAGTTGGTCATGGAGAATGAAGTTAAGGAGGATAAGATAAGTTCTTTGTATTTGAATATTGGTGATATATCTGATAAACCCGAAAATTCTTTGGTAAATATAGCTGATAGCCATCACAATAAGCGTGTTCCATATTTGGAGAAAGTCAGCTGCACTGAGACCAGAAAGGAACGAGACAACGTGGAACTTGGTGCTGGTACACTTGATGGTTGTAAATTGTTTGGCGTCGATTTGCAAATGCATTCAGATTCACAACAGCAACTCAATAGTGAGTTTGAAATGCGAGTTCTAGGCACCTCCAATACAAGTATATCTTTGACAAAAAAAAGCTCAGCACTGCAAAAGTTTAGTACTTTTGCTGAGCTCATAAGTTTGGGCTCGGTTATGTATGGAAAGAATTGGTGCAGTAAGCATGCAATTTATCCAAAAG GATTCAAGAGCCGCGTTAAGTTCGTTAACATTCTTGATCCAGCAAGCATCTGTTACTATATTTCTGAAGTCATTGATGGTGGATTTCTTGGGCCTTTTTTCAGG GTTACCATGGAAGAACATCCGAACGAGATTTTCACGCACACCTCAGCTGATAAGTGCTGGGAGACAGTTATTGATAGACTAAACTATGAAATCAATCGGCGGCAGAGTATAGGTGAATTGGAAGTACCTCCCTTGGAATTACTGCACAACATCAACGGTCATAAGATGTTTGGATTCCTTTCTCCATCCATTATTCAG TTCATTGAAGCTCAAGATCCAAGCCATCAATGTGTAGAGTATTGGAATCACAAACAAGTTATTTTTGGATCTTCTAGCAAGGCCATTGATGACTCTAAGTTAACTTGTGGTTCAAGCAATAACTCTCTAGTTGACTTCAGAACCAAAGTTTTTGGTGTCAATTTGATAAAGCAAGAGGAGGATGAAATAGGAGAAAGATCTCAATCGTTTGAAAAGACGAAATTGACTCTAGAAGGATTCTTAAAAAAGGCAAGTACTAATGAGTTACGGGCAATGCATCAGTTATTCAGCTCTGATGCACAAGTGTCACAGTGGAGAGCAACATGTATAAAGTTGATAGAGGAAATCCAATAA